TGCTATCCGGATCCCCATGGTTTCCTCTTCCGGCCCAAACACGCCGCTGCTCACGATCCGCGGCCTAGGCAAGACCTTCGGCCGCCATGCCGTGTTGAAGGCAATCGACCTCGACGTGCATGACGGCGAGTTCGTGAGCTTTCTTGGGCCTTCGGGCTGTGGAAAGTCGACGCTGCTGCGTATCATCACCGGTCTGGAACAGCCGAGCGTCGGCGCGATCATGCATGCCGGGCAGAACATCTCGGCGCTCTCGGCAGCCGAGCGCGGCTTCGGCATCCTGTTCCAATCCTATGCGCTCTTTCCGAACCTCACCGTTCGCCAGAACATCGCCTATGGTCTGAAGGCCAGGGGACGGGCTGCCGACGCGCGCGTCGCCGAGTTGCTGGATATGGTCGGTCTGCCGGATATCGCCGGCAAGTTTCCGTCACAACTTTCAGGGGGCCAGCAGCAGCGCGTCGCCCTGGCGCGCGCGCTCGCGCCGAGCCCGGAGCTACTTCTTCTCGACGAGCCGCTGAGCGCGCTCGATGCCAAGGTTCGTGTCCATCTCCGAGAACAGATCAAGGATCTGCAGCGCCGGCTCGGCATTACCACCATCATGGTTACGCACGATCAGGAAGAAGCGCTCGCCATGGCCGACCGGATCGTGGTCATGAACCACGGCACTGTCGAGCAGGTTGGAACGGCCGCCGAAATCTACAACCATCCCGCGTCGCTCTTCGTCGCTGGTTTCGTCGGCAAGATGAACGTGTTGCCGGGGCGAATGTCCGGTCTGCAGTTCATGCCGCAAGACGCGTCGGCTAGGATCGAACTTGCGTCCGGTGGGCAGGATGGCGCCGCCAGACTCTGTGTAAGGCCTGAGGATATCAAGGTCTCGGCTGCGGCGCAGACACAGGCTTGCAACGGCGCATCCGCGACAGTAACGGCCATGGAATTCCTCGGTGCGTTCAGTCGCATGCGGCTCGTCGTGCCGGCCTGGGGCGGTGTGGAACTTACGGCAGAAGTTGCTGCCCGCCAGATGCGTGAACTGGCGATCGGGCCTGGAGCCGCAGTGTCGGTGGCGCTCGATCCCGCACGCCTGCAAGTGCTTCCGGTCCCCGGCGATGCGTGACACCATCGCGCGAGACCGCCGACGTCGCTCGCCTCTGCTTTCCGAGTCCGTGCTGCGGCTTATCCTGACGGCCGTCTTGCTCTTGGTGTTGGTCGTTTTGGTGCTGTTGCCGGTTGGTGCGATCCTCGGCAAGAGTCTGGAGGATCAGAATGGCGCCTTCGTCGGCCTCGCCAATTTCCGAGACTATCTCGCCAATCCCTCGCTTACGCGCTCGATCGGCAACAGCCTGCTGCTCGGCCTGCTGACGACGACGATCACAGCGTCGCTGGCGTTTCTCTACGCGTACGCGCTCTCGCGTAGCTGCATGCCGTTGAAGCCGCTGTTTCGCGGTATCGGGCTCCTGCCGATCCTGTCCCCCTCGCTGCTGCCGGCGATCGCGCTGACCTATCTCTTCGGCAACCAGGGCTTTCTCAAGGATCTACTCGGCAGTGGCTCGATTTACGGGCTGTCTGGCATCGTCTCGGCGCAGGTCTTTTACTGCTTCCCTCACGCACTGATGATCCTGGTTACAGCGCTCGGTCTCTCGGATGCGCGCCTCTACGAGGCGGCCGAGAC
This region of Bradyrhizobium sp. CCGUVB1N3 genomic DNA includes:
- a CDS encoding putative 2-aminoethylphosphonate ABC transporter ATP-binding protein, with the translated sequence MVSSSGPNTPLLTIRGLGKTFGRHAVLKAIDLDVHDGEFVSFLGPSGCGKSTLLRIITGLEQPSVGAIMHAGQNISALSAAERGFGILFQSYALFPNLTVRQNIAYGLKARGRAADARVAELLDMVGLPDIAGKFPSQLSGGQQQRVALARALAPSPELLLLDEPLSALDAKVRVHLREQIKDLQRRLGITTIMVTHDQEEALAMADRIVVMNHGTVEQVGTAAEIYNHPASLFVAGFVGKMNVLPGRMSGLQFMPQDASARIELASGGQDGAARLCVRPEDIKVSAAAQTQACNGASATVTAMEFLGAFSRMRLVVPAWGGVELTAEVAARQMRELAIGPGAAVSVALDPARLQVLPVPGDA